The stretch of DNA ATGTAGTAGTAACCAACAAGCAAAGACTCATCACTAATAGCGTCACAAGTTGACTATGGGGGGTTCATACAAGAACCAAAACAGAAGCAAGGATCTTGAATGGCTATTGACCACGGATTCGAATCTCATGCATAAAAGCTACACCACTATAGTTACAGGGGGGGAGTGAACATTAACTTAAACCGGATCGGCAAATGGAAATCACAAGCaaagagtgcaaagacaatgAAAAGTGTCAGATCTGGAGTAGCAATTCTagtaaaataaatccaaaattCATGCAAATTTAAGCAACGCCATCAATGACAAGACAGATTTTATCGATCCACATATTAAGATCCGAGACAAATGATAGAAACACACAAATACAAAGACCTGAGATCTCGATTGAACGGAATCCTAATCCGATAATCTAatatagatctctctctctcaatcgaaACTGAAAGATCAGAGACGCGAAAAGACAATTTCGAGAACTGAAATGACGAAATTCAACAAGATTAACAGAATTAACgatgaggaagaggagacgACGGGGGAAACAGTACCGGTGAGATTAAGCGGAGGAGATCGCCGGCGgaggatagagagagagatagagagctCCGAGCTTGAAGGATGATGTAGAGAGAATAAGGGAAAAAAGCGAGATTGCTTCTACAAATTGACGTACGCAAACAAAGCcaagagacttttttttttttctttttgattttaaacttGCGGTTAGATTCCTACATGTCGTCATTTTGACGCAACCGTTTTTCTCATCCAATATCTCGTATCGATGTGGATATCTCGCGCATTTACTGTGTTTTTGTAATTGGGCCGTAAGCCCGTTCTttctgtttgttgtttgttagaATAGGGTCAAGAGGGACAAAATAATATTCTCTTTATATACCTCATAAAGATTCtccctcaatttttttttttttggtgatactttgttttttctttactatATACAATTCATAGATTAAACAGTTAAACCTAATTCTGCAGTTATAAGTTGATAAGATGATAACCCAACTAGAACATTTGgacatcttttcttcttttagttaattaattagccTACCTTGTCTTAGCTAGTGGCACTTTTACATTCCACATAGTGTAGACAGGAGGAGCCATATATGAGGAGTGAAGAATCAGAAGCTCTTTTCAACTTCTCCTTCTTTCAAATCTTCATTAAACATCTCGAAGAAAAAATGTCATCACATGAACATTGGGCCGCCTCGGGGGTACCCTTGTGACCTGTGTGGTGAGTTTCTTAAGCAATCCCTGTGTGGtgattaactttattttttctaatgttGTAGTTTAGTGATCTTAATCACCACATAACATCTTACAGCAagtaaatgaataaataaattaaataattggaaaaaataaatgcaCTAGAGTATTTTAAACTAACAAATAAGcggaaaaaaaacaagtctaATAATGACAAAAGATGTCGTAGACTGGAGTCATATCAGGTGAGAAGATTCCGAAGCTCTGCTCCACCGGACCATCCTTCTGATTCTCCCTGAACATTGCAAACAAAAACACGTCAACCGGCGTATACGGGCGGCGAGGCGTCCTCATCCGCGCAGATCCCCCACATGTCATAATCCCCGTATTGTAGGCCTTGGCGTTATCAACGCTAGTGTGCGGTTCATTTCCCTCCGTCGGCCATCCAGTTTCcgccaccatcaccaccacgtTTCCAGCGTTAATCTTCTCCAACGCCGCGTTGAATCCGTCGACCATTGCTGCGAACATGTTGTTGTACTGCATATCACCGTCGATCACTACAGGCGTTTGGGATTTGAAACTCGCGTAATCTAGGCAGATGTCGTTAGTATCCGACGCGTATGCGAAGTAAGGGTACACGTTGGCCATGAGCGGCGAGTTCGTCTGAGTGAGTATCGATGAGATCTCAGTCATGATCTCGGTTAGGTCAGGGAGGAACGTTGTGGCTGAAGGTGGATATGTATTGGCCAAAGCGGTCATCGCTAAAACCGTCGTGACGGAGATTCCCGTGATGCCGGAACTCGTAAGCGCGGCGTTTACGTTTCTGATAGCGGCGGGTACGAATGGAGCGATGTCTGATGGGAAGACTTCGTTGCCGATCGTGATCCATTTGATGGAGACGTCGTTTATGTAAGGTATGATCCAGGTGGAGACGAAGTTGGTTGCGGCTGCTGGGTCTTGTGCTAAGGATTGGATTTCTTCGTTTCGTGGACCAAACATGACCGAGAGACCTGAGCCACGGAGGGCTTCAAGCATGTCGGCGAATGGCTCGTACATACGGATTGCGTCTATGTTGTTGGTCTTGTATAAAGCTACCGTATCTGCCGGCGTCGGGAGGTTGTCGCCGTTTCGGCCGTAACATACTCCGGTGATGTCCCCTGCTACACCTAGAAGAgagcagaaacaaaaaaaaacaaaaacaaaaaaagttagtttACCTGTGATTAACCGATCCGGTTTATGATTTAAATCGATTGTAGCAGAATTAAACCGAGTAAATGTAAGAgaaatgaaattgaaattgaagcACACGGTTCGGTTTAATTAAAGGGAGTCTTTTTACCAGCTGGGCAAAGGATTTGGATGGAGAGGAGCAAGAAGATAGCAACAGCTAAACCAGTTGGTTTGGAATCCATTGATGTGTGTGATTTCATGGTGCGTGTGAAATGATATGATTCTTCTAATGTTTAGgtgtatatatgtttgaagATGTTCGTTCATGTTGGTGAATGTGGAATATATTTATAGGTGATTTTTTGCTTGGAAGCATGCGTAAGTACTTAATGACATTTAATTGTGGATCTTTCTAATGCAATCAAGGCTATTAAGTCTTAAGTATAAAATGTAGTAACattctaataaaaatatatttagcgTAGATTACCAATCTATAAATCATATTAAGTACCTACCAAATCTTTATGTTGGGACATTAATACTGCACAAAACCAGCGATTCcatattaatcatataattcCGAAGTTACCTCCATATAACATcccaaatctcaaacaaccataTCTAATAACATATTtcattaaattcataattaacCTTCTTAAAATCAAGCAAAACTATATATCTTGACGCCATATCTAAATAATTACAATCGCAATATTAGTTTCTAAAATCTAAttccatatattttcaaaatcataCATGCATATCacaatattaatttcttaaatctTTGGCTTGGTCAATAAGATTATCTCTAATCTCACATTAAACCCTATGTCTCCTctaaa from Camelina sativa cultivar DH55 chromosome 9, Cs, whole genome shotgun sequence encodes:
- the LOC104715873 gene encoding putative glucan endo-1,3-beta-glucosidase GVI, which gives rise to MKSHTSMDSKPTGLAVAIFLLLSIQILCPAGVAGDITGVCYGRNGDNLPTPADTVALYKTNNIDAIRMYEPFADMLEALRGSGLSVMFGPRNEEIQSLAQDPAAATNFVSTWIIPYINDVSIKWITIGNEVFPSDIAPFVPAAIRNVNAALTSSGITGISVTTVLAMTALANTYPPSATTFLPDLTEIMTEISSILTQTNSPLMANVYPYFAYASDTNDICLDYASFKSQTPVVIDGDMQYNNMFAAMVDGFNAALEKINAGNVVVMVAETGWPTEGNEPHTSVDNAKAYNTGIMTCGGSARMRTPRRPYTPVDVFLFAMFRENQKDGPVEQSFGIFSPDMTPVYDIFCHY